One genomic region from Gemmatimonadota bacterium encodes:
- the ftsE gene encoding cell division ATP-binding protein FtsE, with protein MIKFNHVTKDYPPRGAALSDVSFHVRKGEFVFLTGHSGSGKSTTMRLIHMAERPSQGEVRVSGFSSLRTPERDLWKVRRRVGYVFQEFRLLPGRTAAENVAFALEVTGTSRGEIGPKVQRLLSQVGLAAKAGAHIEELSGGERQRVAIARALANDPLVLLADEPTGNLDDRATRGILDLFLEINALGMSVLMATHNLELIQKHPELRMIELDQGRLVYDSEAA; from the coding sequence GTGATCAAGTTCAACCACGTGACCAAGGACTACCCGCCCCGGGGAGCGGCGCTGAGCGACGTGTCCTTCCACGTCCGCAAGGGTGAGTTCGTCTTCCTGACCGGTCACTCGGGCTCCGGCAAGTCCACCACCATGCGGCTGATCCACATGGCGGAGCGTCCCAGCCAGGGCGAAGTGCGGGTCAGCGGCTTCTCCTCGCTGCGCACCCCGGAGCGCGATCTCTGGAAGGTGCGCCGCCGCGTGGGCTACGTCTTCCAGGAGTTCCGCCTGCTCCCGGGCCGCACCGCGGCCGAGAACGTCGCGTTCGCCCTGGAGGTGACGGGCACGTCCCGCGGGGAGATCGGCCCCAAGGTCCAGCGTCTGCTCTCGCAGGTGGGCCTCGCCGCCAAGGCGGGCGCCCACATCGAGGAGCTGTCCGGTGGAGAGCGCCAGCGCGTGGCCATCGCGCGCGCCCTGGCCAACGACCCGCTGGTGCTGCTGGCCGACGAGCCCACGGGCAACCTGGACGACCGCGCCACCCGCGGGATCCTGGACCTGTTCCTGGAGATCAACGCGCTCGGCATGTCCGTGCTGATGGCGACGCACAACCTCGAGCTGATCCAGAAGCACCCCGAGCTACGCATGATCGAGCTCGACCAGGGGCGGCTGGTCTACGACTCGGAAGCGGCCTGA
- a CDS encoding peptidoglycan DD-metalloendopeptidase family protein, with the protein MRALVPRAVAVFALLAAPLSAQQQPPADVRQQIAESQRRLEEIRSERARLNTELNNLRSQVRDVSSEIQNIERQLNTSRSAVVEMDFQLETVSSEVTRITTSLSSTREDLTRKRRALGTRLREVFKRGPLNAVRVLLGAESFADLLNRYRYLYLLTSLDQTLVDRVATLERSLVDQGAELEGQLAELGRLRDAKLQEERELVRVQRTHQATLSTYRQSAQAAEGRLAELEARDQRMTALVEDLEERRRTEEQRTRVAGGPAPAASTLSAADVGALDWPVDGQILYRFGLEQRPNGTALRWNGLGIAAPVGTPVHAVRPGLVVHAGPLEGYGPTVMLSHGEGFYTLYLYLDGVTVAEGRSVTDGQVLGTVGGANTPEGPHLEFQVRMRIGGSSPQATDPLQWLKARPGS; encoded by the coding sequence ATGCGTGCCCTCGTCCCCCGCGCCGTCGCCGTCTTCGCGTTGCTCGCGGCCCCGCTCTCCGCCCAGCAGCAACCGCCGGCGGACGTGCGGCAGCAGATCGCCGAGAGCCAGCGCCGGCTGGAGGAGATCCGCTCCGAGCGGGCTCGGCTCAACACCGAGCTGAACAACCTCCGCTCGCAGGTGCGCGACGTCTCCTCCGAGATCCAGAACATCGAGCGGCAGCTCAACACGTCGCGCTCGGCCGTGGTGGAGATGGACTTCCAGCTGGAGACCGTCTCCTCCGAGGTGACCCGCATCACCACGTCGCTCAGCTCCACACGCGAGGATCTGACCCGCAAGCGACGCGCGTTGGGGACGCGGCTACGCGAGGTCTTCAAACGTGGACCGCTGAACGCCGTGCGCGTGCTGCTCGGAGCGGAATCGTTCGCGGACCTGCTCAACCGCTATCGCTACCTGTATCTGCTCACGTCGTTGGACCAGACGCTCGTGGACCGGGTCGCCACGCTCGAGCGTTCGCTCGTGGATCAGGGCGCCGAGCTGGAGGGTCAGCTCGCCGAGCTCGGCCGCCTGCGTGACGCCAAGCTGCAGGAGGAGCGCGAGCTCGTACGCGTGCAGCGCACCCATCAGGCGACGCTCTCCACGTATCGCCAGAGCGCGCAGGCAGCCGAAGGCCGCCTGGCCGAGCTGGAGGCGCGCGACCAGCGCATGACCGCGCTGGTGGAAGACCTGGAGGAACGGCGCCGCACCGAGGAGCAACGCACGCGGGTGGCGGGAGGACCGGCTCCGGCGGCCTCCACCCTGTCGGCCGCGGACGTGGGGGCGCTGGACTGGCCGGTGGATGGACAGATCCTCTACCGCTTCGGGCTGGAGCAGCGTCCGAACGGCACGGCGCTCCGGTGGAACGGCCTCGGCATCGCGGCCCCGGTGGGCACGCCGGTCCATGCCGTACGGCCCGGGCTGGTCGTCCACGCGGGCCCGCTCGAGGGCTACGGGCCCACCGTGATGCTCAGCCACGGGGAAGGCTTCTACACCCTCTACCTGTACCTGGACGGGGTCACGGTGGCGGAAGGGAGGTCCGTCACGGACGGACAGGTGCTGGGGACGGTCGGGGGCGCCAACACACCCGAAGGGCCCCACCTCGAGTTCCAGGTCCGCATGCGGATCGGAGGCAGTTCGCCCCAGGCGACCGATCCGCTGCAGTGGCTGAAGGCGCGCCCCGGCTCGTGA
- a CDS encoding peptidylprolyl isomerase produces the protein MKISPMRPFSGLLLALPLALAGTAPASAQVPLQTSEEVDRIVAVAQDSIILLSQLRERELQLELNGAPLPSDSAARREARRQILDQMVNEQLVIQAALQDSTIQVNDEQLDEQVRQDVDARIQRAGGQTAFQRILDDQDLSLQAFRDMLKQDARAQSLQQQYMAKQQRTVRVAEVDESEMRAFFDANRGQLQRRPATITFRQIIVEPSPSEEADSLALQKADSLYFALLEGADFEEVARRWSDDPGSKQLGGDLGWFKRGSGFVREFEDAAFELFSGQVSPPIRTQFGYHIIKVDRVRGPERKARHILIGFNLGADDDTRARALADSLLVRARAGESVKELADTYGSEELPDSLTTTQDQLSSLPLGYAAALGNASAGDVVGPIRLANGGQNAYAVVQVVEIREEGDYTFADLESNIRQRLTQEKVLEELMRSLRERSYVEIRM, from the coding sequence ATGAAGATCTCTCCGATGCGCCCGTTCTCCGGACTGCTGCTCGCCCTTCCGCTGGCGTTGGCGGGCACCGCCCCGGCGTCGGCCCAGGTGCCGCTCCAGACCTCCGAGGAGGTGGATCGCATCGTGGCGGTCGCCCAGGACTCCATCATCCTGCTGTCCCAGCTCCGGGAGCGGGAGCTCCAGCTCGAGCTGAACGGCGCCCCGCTGCCCTCCGATTCGGCGGCGCGCCGCGAGGCGCGCCGGCAGATCCTGGACCAGATGGTCAACGAGCAGCTGGTCATCCAGGCCGCCCTGCAGGATTCGACCATCCAGGTCAACGACGAGCAGCTGGACGAGCAGGTCCGCCAGGACGTCGACGCGCGCATCCAGCGCGCCGGTGGGCAGACCGCCTTCCAGCGCATCCTGGACGATCAGGACCTCAGCCTGCAGGCCTTCCGGGACATGCTCAAGCAGGACGCGCGCGCGCAATCCCTGCAGCAGCAGTACATGGCCAAGCAGCAGCGCACGGTGCGCGTGGCCGAGGTCGACGAGTCGGAGATGCGGGCGTTCTTCGACGCCAACCGCGGACAGCTGCAGCGCCGACCCGCCACGATCACCTTCCGGCAGATCATCGTGGAGCCCTCGCCTTCGGAGGAGGCGGACTCGCTGGCCCTGCAGAAGGCCGATTCGCTCTACTTCGCCCTGCTGGAGGGAGCCGACTTCGAGGAGGTGGCGCGCCGCTGGTCGGACGACCCCGGCTCCAAGCAGCTCGGCGGCGACCTGGGGTGGTTCAAGCGCGGATCGGGCTTCGTGCGCGAGTTCGAGGACGCGGCGTTCGAGCTGTTCAGCGGACAGGTCAGTCCCCCCATCCGCACCCAGTTCGGCTACCACATCATCAAGGTGGACCGCGTGCGCGGTCCAGAGCGCAAGGCGCGGCACATCCTGATCGGCTTCAACCTGGGCGCCGACGACGACACCCGGGCCCGGGCCCTGGCGGACAGCCTGCTGGTGCGCGCCCGGGCGGGCGAGTCGGTGAAGGAGCTGGCCGACACGTACGGCAGCGAGGAGCTCCCCGACTCGCTCACCACCACGCAGGACCAGCTGAGCAGCCTGCCACTGGGCTACGCGGCCGCGCTGGGGAACGCCTCGGCGGGCGACGTCGTCGGTCCCATCCGGCTGGCCAACGGCGGCCAGAACGCCTACGCGGTGGTGCAGGTGGTGGAGATCCGCGAGGAGGGCGACTACACCTTCGCGGACCTGGAATCGAACATCCGGCAGCGGTTGACCCAGGAGAAGGTGCTGGAGGAGCTCATGCGCTCCCTGCGTGAGCGCTCCTACGTCGAGATCCGGATGTGA
- a CDS encoding permease-like cell division protein FtsX → MPYALREALAAFRRAPVLTGLSAAMVGLALFVVGIFSLAAFNLSEALATIEERVEIVAYLRDDARALDVTMGQDQLRRRPEVLEVRLVTKDQALARAQADLPEFRDAFRGLDDNPLPASLEIRLQEEFRTEEAIEEVAHEATLLPFVEDVRYGQEWVQRLFLLRRIAGFTSLFLGFAFASVAALIIGTAIRIAIFARKDEIAIMRLVGATNGFVARPFLLEGAVTGLAGGLLALGLTWLTHRTIRGFLFEVAFLPSSWILIGLGAGVVFGTASSALALRRYLREV, encoded by the coding sequence ATGCCCTACGCGCTGCGCGAAGCGCTGGCGGCCTTCCGCCGCGCTCCGGTGCTGACGGGACTGTCCGCCGCCATGGTGGGGCTGGCCCTCTTCGTGGTGGGCATCTTCTCGTTGGCCGCGTTCAACCTGAGCGAGGCGCTGGCCACCATCGAGGAACGCGTGGAGATCGTCGCCTACCTGCGCGACGACGCACGTGCGCTCGACGTCACCATGGGGCAGGATCAGCTGCGTCGCCGGCCGGAGGTGCTGGAGGTGCGGCTGGTCACCAAGGACCAGGCGCTGGCGCGGGCCCAGGCCGACCTGCCCGAGTTCCGCGACGCCTTCCGCGGCCTCGACGACAACCCCCTGCCGGCGTCGCTGGAGATCCGCCTGCAGGAGGAATTCCGCACGGAGGAGGCCATCGAGGAGGTCGCGCACGAGGCGACGCTCCTCCCCTTCGTCGAAGACGTGCGCTACGGGCAGGAGTGGGTGCAGCGGCTCTTCCTGCTGCGCCGGATCGCGGGCTTCACGTCGCTCTTCCTGGGCTTCGCGTTCGCATCGGTGGCGGCGCTCATCATCGGGACGGCGATCCGCATCGCCATCTTCGCGCGCAAGGACGAGATCGCCATCATGCGGCTGGTGGGCGCCACCAACGGGTTCGTCGCCCGCCCCTTCCTGCTGGAGGGTGCCGTCACGGGGTTGGCGGGCGGGCTGCTGGCACTGGGGCTCACCTGGCTCACGCACCGCACCATCCGCGGCTTCCTGTTCGAGGTGGCCTTCCTGCCGTCGTCGTGGATCCTGATCGGTCTGGGCGCCGGTGTCGTGTTCGGTACGGCCTCCAGCGCCCTGGCGCTGCGGCGGTACCTGCGGGAAGTTTGA
- the pdxA gene encoding 4-hydroxythreonine-4-phosphate dehydrogenase PdxA — translation MTTARTRGLVLTTGDPRGVGPELLRRSLEQLSEDLRGVPLHVLGARDAGPFPGATFEAVGPFDGSERSAGAVSGLALTRAVQLCLAGEADAIVTGPVHKGALHVAGYRTPGQTEMLGALASAPRVGMLMAAERTRLGGPLRVLLVTTHVALRRVPELLTTELLVESARLTSRSLAERWGIGAPRLALCALNPHASDGGLFGDEEARVLIPAVDEARRNGVELTGPIPADTVFHRALQGEFDAVLAPYHDVGMAAFKTASFGGGVNVTLGLPFVRTSPDHGTAFDLVGTGRADPSSFMEAIQLARRLSDPTL, via the coding sequence GTGACGACCGCACGGACCCGGGGGCTGGTCCTGACGACCGGCGATCCCCGGGGCGTGGGACCGGAGCTGCTCCGCCGCTCGCTCGAGCAGCTGTCGGAGGACCTGCGCGGGGTCCCGCTCCATGTGCTCGGCGCGCGGGATGCGGGGCCGTTCCCCGGCGCCACCTTCGAGGCGGTCGGTCCGTTCGACGGGTCCGAGCGCTCCGCCGGGGCCGTGTCCGGCCTGGCGCTGACACGGGCCGTCCAACTCTGCCTGGCGGGAGAGGCGGACGCCATCGTGACGGGTCCCGTGCACAAGGGTGCCCTGCACGTGGCCGGGTATCGCACCCCGGGCCAGACGGAGATGCTGGGTGCGCTGGCTTCGGCCCCCCGGGTCGGCATGCTGATGGCGGCCGAGCGCACGCGTCTGGGGGGGCCGCTCCGGGTGCTCCTGGTCACCACGCACGTCGCGCTGCGGCGCGTCCCGGAGCTCCTCACCACGGAGCTCCTGGTGGAATCGGCACGGCTGACCTCGCGTTCGCTCGCGGAACGGTGGGGGATCGGCGCCCCGCGACTGGCCCTGTGCGCCCTCAACCCCCACGCCTCCGACGGAGGCCTGTTCGGGGACGAAGAAGCGCGGGTGCTCATCCCGGCGGTGGACGAAGCTCGGCGGAACGGAGTGGAGCTCACGGGACCCATCCCGGCCGATACGGTCTTCCACCGGGCGCTCCAGGGGGAGTTCGACGCCGTGCTCGCCCCCTACCACGACGTGGGGATGGCCGCCTTCAAGACGGCGTCCTTCGGAGGTGGGGTCAACGTCACGCTCGGGCTGCCGTTCGTCCGCACGTCCCCCGATCACGGCACGGCCTTTGATCTGGTGGGCACCGGTCGGGCCGACCCGTCGTCCTTCATGGAGGCCATCCAGCTGGCGCGCCGGTTGTCGGATCCCACGCTTTGA